In a single window of the Myxococcus fulvus genome:
- a CDS encoding MATE family efflux transporter, translated as MSQVEGRESVPEEGFWASLKEAMHGTEKDLTGLPVKRAIFLLAVPMVLEMVMESIFAVVDVFFVGRLGADAVATVGLTESLLTIIYAAAAGLSIGATALVSRRIGEKNPEQAARTAVQAIGLGVFLAIPLAVGGVVYSRSLLELMGGEPWVLEHGVRYTQVMLGGMGTVLLLFLINAIFRGAGDAAIAMRVLWLANAINIVLAPMLIFGLGPFPELGVMGAAVATTFGRGCGVLYQIYRLAQGSGRLRVRWEHVRLELGTMLSMLRLSGAGTAQSLVNTTSWVVLARIVSTFGSQAVAGYTIAMRIVLFALLPSWGLANAAATMVGQSLGARQPERGEQAVWTAGRINAVFLGSLGVLFVAFAQPLVGAFSPDPVVVDHGSHALRIISGGFLFYAFGMVLTQSFNGAGDTTTPTLINVFCFWILELPLAWVLSGPLKMGPSGVFLSLTVAFSVLAVLAAILFRRGRWKLRQV; from the coding sequence ATGTCGCAGGTGGAGGGGCGGGAGTCCGTGCCGGAAGAGGGGTTCTGGGCGTCGCTGAAGGAGGCCATGCACGGCACGGAGAAGGACCTCACGGGGCTGCCCGTGAAGCGGGCCATCTTCCTGCTCGCGGTCCCCATGGTGCTGGAGATGGTGATGGAGTCCATCTTCGCGGTGGTGGACGTCTTCTTCGTCGGGCGGCTGGGCGCGGATGCGGTGGCCACGGTGGGGCTGACGGAGTCGTTGCTCACCATCATCTACGCGGCGGCCGCGGGCCTGAGCATCGGCGCCACCGCGCTGGTGTCGCGGCGCATCGGTGAGAAGAACCCGGAGCAGGCCGCGCGCACGGCGGTGCAGGCGATTGGCCTGGGCGTGTTCCTGGCCATCCCCCTGGCGGTGGGCGGCGTGGTGTACTCGCGCTCCCTGCTGGAGCTGATGGGCGGCGAGCCGTGGGTGCTGGAGCACGGCGTGCGCTACACGCAGGTGATGCTCGGCGGCATGGGCACGGTGCTCTTGCTGTTCCTCATCAACGCCATCTTCCGGGGCGCGGGGGACGCGGCCATCGCCATGCGGGTGCTGTGGCTGGCCAACGCCATCAACATCGTCCTGGCGCCGATGCTCATCTTCGGCCTGGGCCCCTTCCCGGAACTGGGGGTCATGGGCGCGGCGGTGGCCACCACGTTCGGCCGGGGCTGCGGCGTGCTGTATCAAATCTACCGGCTGGCCCAGGGCAGCGGGCGGCTGCGGGTGCGCTGGGAGCACGTGCGGCTGGAGCTGGGCACCATGCTCTCCATGCTGCGGCTGTCCGGCGCGGGCACGGCGCAGTCGCTGGTGAACACCACGAGCTGGGTGGTGCTGGCGCGCATCGTCTCCACCTTCGGCAGCCAGGCGGTGGCGGGCTACACCATCGCGATGCGCATCGTGCTCTTCGCGCTGCTCCCCTCGTGGGGGCTGGCCAACGCGGCGGCGACGATGGTGGGCCAGAGCCTGGGCGCGCGTCAACCCGAGCGCGGCGAGCAGGCGGTGTGGACCGCGGGGCGCATCAACGCCGTGTTCCTGGGCTCGTTGGGGGTGTTGTTCGTCGCCTTCGCCCAGCCGCTGGTGGGCGCCTTCTCCCCGGACCCGGTGGTGGTGGACCACGGCTCGCATGCGCTGCGCATCATCAGCGGCGGCTTCCTCTTCTACGCCTTCGGCATGGTGCTGACGCAGTCGTTCAACGGCGCGGGGGACACCACCACGCCCACGCTCATCAACGTGTTCTGCTTCTGGATTCTGGAGCTGCCCCTGGCGTGGGTGCTGTCGGGGCCCTTGAAGATGGGGCCCTCGGGGGTGTTCCTCTCGCTCACCGTGGCCTTCTCGGTGCTGGCCGTGCTCGCGGCCATCCTCTTCCGGCGGGGGCGCTGGAAGCTGCGCCAGGTGTAG
- a CDS encoding parallel beta-helix domain-containing protein: MNRLSRAVLVAALSLLALPACSDDDEDRQFASPNPSPGVPEPDAGTPDSGTPDVDPVAKWPLTVTCTEAERTTVTFNPGQEQDLQNAVNDMQPCTTIQLGAGTFKFDNAVTIRKHGITIVGAGRGAQGEATGGAASTVLDFSDAVANTNGLDVQGHLFTVRDLALWNAKKDALRVEKSDNVFIQRIRTEWAKENEESNGKYGIYPVSSRYVLVEDSEAYNAADAGIYVGQTNHTVVRRNIAKKNVAGIEIENTRFAYVEGNTAIDNTTGLVVFDLPGNPIKGTDILIVKNTITGNNRPNFASRVASSSTVSQVPAGTGTFLLASRRVELTGNTWGDNESVDIAVLSGLAIEADPLQWANGFFNFNTSDVYIHGNTFLGGSGANVDHGTPDLERRPLGFLISNLYAYGKAAHGVDRVEHVLWDGIDPVQRTPQRKPNALNLCFIDNTVPATTKQAVVDLDLQSVQAHLMAQPPNVAAAWAATSRFDQGALPFNCGGFSPALSLP; the protein is encoded by the coding sequence ATGAACCGTCTGTCACGTGCCGTGCTCGTCGCCGCGCTGAGTCTGCTGGCCCTTCCCGCCTGCTCGGACGACGACGAGGACCGTCAGTTCGCGAGCCCCAACCCGAGCCCGGGAGTGCCCGAGCCGGACGCCGGCACGCCGGACTCCGGCACGCCGGACGTGGACCCCGTTGCCAAGTGGCCCCTCACGGTGACGTGTACCGAGGCGGAGCGCACGACGGTGACGTTCAATCCGGGTCAGGAGCAGGACCTGCAGAACGCCGTCAATGACATGCAGCCGTGCACCACGATTCAGCTGGGCGCGGGCACGTTCAAGTTCGACAACGCGGTGACCATCCGCAAGCACGGCATCACCATCGTCGGCGCGGGTCGGGGCGCGCAGGGCGAGGCGACCGGTGGCGCCGCCAGCACGGTGCTGGACTTCAGCGACGCGGTGGCCAACACCAACGGCCTGGACGTGCAGGGCCACCTGTTCACGGTGCGCGACCTGGCGCTGTGGAACGCGAAGAAGGACGCGCTGCGCGTGGAGAAGTCGGACAACGTCTTCATCCAGCGCATCCGCACGGAGTGGGCGAAGGAGAACGAGGAGAGCAACGGCAAGTACGGCATCTACCCGGTGTCGTCGCGGTACGTGCTGGTCGAGGACAGCGAGGCGTACAACGCGGCGGACGCGGGCATCTACGTGGGCCAGACGAACCACACGGTGGTGCGGCGCAACATCGCGAAGAAGAACGTGGCGGGCATCGAAATCGAGAACACGCGCTTCGCCTACGTGGAGGGCAACACGGCCATCGACAACACCACGGGCCTGGTGGTGTTCGACCTGCCGGGCAACCCCATCAAGGGCACCGACATCCTCATCGTCAAGAACACCATCACCGGCAACAACCGCCCCAACTTCGCGTCGCGGGTGGCCAGCAGCAGCACGGTGTCGCAGGTGCCGGCGGGCACGGGCACGTTCCTGCTGGCGTCGCGCCGGGTGGAGCTGACGGGCAACACGTGGGGTGACAACGAGTCGGTGGACATCGCGGTGCTCAGCGGCCTGGCCATCGAGGCGGACCCGCTCCAGTGGGCCAACGGCTTCTTCAACTTCAACACCAGCGACGTGTACATCCACGGCAACACCTTCCTGGGTGGCAGCGGCGCCAACGTGGACCACGGCACGCCGGACCTGGAGCGTCGTCCGCTGGGCTTCCTCATCTCCAACCTCTACGCGTACGGCAAGGCGGCCCACGGCGTGGACCGGGTGGAGCACGTGCTGTGGGACGGCATCGACCCGGTGCAGCGCACGCCGCAGCGCAAGCCCAACGCGCTGAACCTGTGCTTCATCGACAACACGGTGCCGGCCACGACGAAGCAGGCCGTGGTGGACCTGGACCTGCAGTCGGTGCAGGCGCACCTGATGGCGCAGCCGCCGAACGTGGCGGCGGCGTGGGCGGCGACGAGCCGCTTCGACCAGGGCGCACTGCCGTTCAACTGCGGTGGCTTCTCGCCCGCGCTGTCGCTCCCCTGA
- a CDS encoding ABC transporter ATP-binding protein, which translates to MPAIVLQSVFKSYGATPVVRGLSLDVHEGELVSLLGPSGCGKTTTLRMLAGLEHPDSGVIRIGEETVAGPGVRVPPERRGLGMVFQGYAVWPHRSVEENVAYPLVLRRVPKAELATRVREALRQVRLEHLATRRPHELSGGQLQRVALARALVASPRVLLLDEPLSNLDAALREELRAEIATLRAKLGTTLVFVTHDQGEALALSDRIAVMNQGVLEQVDSPQTLYREPATPFVAGFVGGANVLTGEVRDGHFHTTPGGTVFALPPETPATPGPTTLVVRPEDVALGEHGTPLPLSARLFLGHAAEYRFPVGSTLLRAVAPPLEVRAGQTLHVRLRKVRLFSPR; encoded by the coding sequence ATGCCAGCGATTGTGTTGCAGTCCGTGTTCAAGTCCTACGGCGCCACGCCCGTGGTGCGCGGGCTGAGCCTGGACGTCCACGAAGGCGAGCTGGTCTCGCTGCTGGGCCCCTCCGGCTGCGGGAAGACGACGACGCTGCGCATGCTCGCGGGCCTGGAGCATCCGGACTCGGGCGTCATCCGCATCGGCGAGGAGACGGTGGCCGGTCCCGGCGTGCGCGTGCCCCCCGAGCGGCGCGGGCTGGGCATGGTGTTCCAGGGCTACGCCGTCTGGCCCCACCGCTCCGTCGAGGAGAACGTGGCCTATCCGCTGGTGCTGCGCCGCGTGCCGAAGGCGGAGCTGGCCACCCGCGTGCGCGAGGCCCTGCGCCAGGTCCGCCTGGAGCACCTGGCCACGCGCAGGCCCCACGAGCTGTCGGGCGGACAGCTGCAGCGCGTGGCGCTCGCGCGCGCCCTGGTGGCGAGCCCCCGCGTGCTGCTGCTCGACGAGCCGCTCTCCAACCTGGACGCGGCGCTGCGCGAGGAGCTGCGCGCGGAGATCGCCACCCTGCGCGCGAAGCTGGGCACCACGCTCGTGTTCGTCACGCATGACCAGGGCGAGGCGCTCGCGCTGTCGGACCGCATCGCGGTGATGAACCAGGGCGTGCTCGAGCAGGTGGACTCCCCCCAGACGCTCTACCGCGAGCCCGCCACCCCGTTCGTCGCGGGCTTCGTCGGCGGCGCCAACGTGCTCACGGGCGAGGTGCGCGACGGCCACTTCCACACCACGCCCGGCGGCACGGTGTTCGCGCTGCCGCCCGAGACACCCGCCACCCCGGGCCCCACCACCCTGGTGGTCCGCCCCGAGGACGTGGCGCTCGGTGAGCACGGCACGCCCCTGCCCCTGTCCGCGCGCCTCTTTTTGGGCCACGCCGCCGAGTACCGCTTCCCCGTCGGCAGCACCCTCCTGCGCGCGGTGGCCCCTCCACTCGAGGTGCGCGCGGGTCAGACACTCCACGTCCGCCTGCGCAAGGTCCGCCTCTTCTCCCCACGTTGA
- a CDS encoding VOC family protein, with protein MSDSNPSILSHVSLGTNHFEKAVAFYDQVLGTLGCKRVLDFPNAVAYGKQFPEFWVQAPIDGQRANVGNGTHFGFIASSKEAVHAFHQAALAAGATDDGAPGPRPQYGAPYYGCFVRDLDGHKIEASFWDESAGGAHGV; from the coding sequence ATGAGCGACTCGAACCCGAGCATCCTCTCCCACGTCTCCCTCGGCACGAACCACTTCGAGAAGGCCGTGGCCTTCTACGACCAGGTCCTGGGCACCCTCGGCTGCAAGCGGGTGCTCGACTTCCCCAACGCCGTGGCCTACGGCAAGCAGTTCCCCGAGTTCTGGGTGCAGGCCCCCATCGACGGGCAGCGCGCCAACGTCGGCAATGGCACGCACTTCGGCTTCATCGCCTCATCGAAGGAGGCCGTGCACGCCTTCCACCAGGCCGCGCTCGCGGCGGGCGCCACCGACGACGGCGCCCCCGGTCCCCGTCCGCAGTACGGCGCGCCCTACTACGGCTGCTTCGTGAGAGATTTGGACGGCCACAAGATTGAGGCGTCCTTCTGGGACGAGTCCGCGGGCGGCGCGCACGGCGTCTGA
- a CDS encoding ABC transporter substrate-binding protein gives MSLPLLARASGLAVALAVLAACRIESAAPASGAANKHEGAPSGEVWVYTSMYQHVLDAMEPLLKEKLPGVTVRWYQAGSEKVASRLEAERAAGAVRADLLSASDPFLVERLAREGALLPYASVHVLRAPRALVDLDARYASIRVSTMVLVHREGASPPPTSFAALVDGSWKGRVAIGDPLTSGTAFTWAVFCHSRYGEAYFTGLREHGALVAGGNAAVLQKVESGEADAGVLLLENALTARARGSKLHIVWPTDGAVTIPGPVAILAGTPNPVAARAVVDVMLSPEGQRIIVEKGDMHAVDPRLPGPREEPGVDALLQRTQPWTPPLLEQGLTRGSAIKEAFSRAFAR, from the coding sequence ATGTCCCTTCCCCTCCTCGCCCGGGCATCGGGCCTCGCCGTCGCGCTGGCGGTGCTCGCCGCGTGCCGCATCGAGTCCGCCGCCCCCGCCTCCGGCGCCGCCAACAAGCACGAGGGCGCGCCATCGGGTGAGGTCTGGGTCTACACGTCCATGTATCAGCACGTGCTGGACGCGATGGAGCCGCTCCTGAAGGAGAAGCTCCCCGGCGTCACGGTGCGCTGGTACCAGGCCGGCAGCGAGAAGGTGGCCAGCCGGCTGGAGGCCGAGCGCGCCGCGGGCGCCGTGCGCGCGGACCTGCTCTCCGCGTCGGACCCGTTCCTCGTCGAGCGGCTCGCGCGCGAGGGGGCCTTGCTGCCGTATGCGTCCGTGCACGTGCTGCGGGCCCCGCGCGCGTTGGTGGACCTGGATGCCCGCTACGCCTCCATCCGCGTGTCCACCATGGTGCTGGTGCATCGCGAGGGCGCGTCGCCTCCGCCCACCTCGTTCGCGGCGCTGGTGGATGGGAGCTGGAAGGGGCGCGTGGCCATCGGCGACCCGCTCACGTCGGGCACCGCCTTCACGTGGGCCGTGTTCTGTCATTCCAGGTACGGCGAGGCGTACTTCACCGGGCTGCGCGAGCACGGCGCGCTCGTGGCCGGAGGCAACGCGGCGGTGCTCCAGAAGGTCGAGAGCGGCGAGGCCGACGCGGGCGTGCTGCTGCTCGAGAACGCGCTGACGGCTCGCGCGCGCGGCAGCAAGCTGCACATCGTCTGGCCCACCGACGGCGCGGTCACCATCCCCGGCCCGGTGGCCATCCTCGCCGGGACGCCGAACCCCGTGGCCGCCCGCGCCGTGGTGGACGTGATGCTGTCCCCCGAGGGCCAGCGCATCATCGTCGAGAAGGGAGACATGCACGCGGTGGACCCGCGGCTGCCGGGCCCTCGCGAGGAGCCGGGCGTGGACGCGCTGCTACAGCGCACGCAGCCGTGGACGCCGCCCCTCCTGGAGCAGGGGCTCACGCGGGGCAGCGCCATCAAGGAAGCCTTCAGTCGGGCCTTCGCGCGATGA
- a CDS encoding MarR family winged helix-turn-helix transcriptional regulator, with the protein MSRRMEDVDVRPESLDLGYLALFVGQRMNDQVLEELHGAGFTGLRHSHGHVFQHLLGGARSISELAKLLGVTQQAASKSVAELESLGYVDKTETGDARVRQVALSSRGLASVEKSRALRSALQKRFEHQHGEGPLKEARTLLAGMLVSLGGEDAARRRRVRPTR; encoded by the coding sequence ATGTCACGCCGGATGGAAGACGTGGACGTGCGCCCCGAGTCGTTGGACCTGGGGTACCTGGCCCTCTTCGTGGGGCAGCGGATGAACGACCAGGTCCTGGAGGAGCTCCACGGCGCGGGCTTCACCGGGCTGCGCCACTCGCACGGCCATGTCTTCCAGCACCTGCTGGGCGGCGCGCGCTCCATCAGCGAGCTGGCGAAGCTGTTGGGCGTGACGCAGCAGGCGGCGTCCAAGTCCGTCGCGGAGCTGGAGTCGCTGGGCTACGTGGACAAGACGGAGACCGGGGACGCGCGCGTGCGCCAGGTGGCCCTGTCCTCCCGCGGGCTCGCGTCGGTGGAGAAGTCCCGGGCGCTGCGCTCCGCGCTCCAGAAGCGCTTCGAGCACCAGCATGGCGAAGGCCCGCTGAAGGAGGCCCGCACGCTGCTGGCGGGCATGCTCGTGTCGCTGGGCGGCGAGGACGCGGCGCGCCGCCGCCGGGTGCGGCCGACTCGCTGA
- a CDS encoding SO2930 family diheme c-type cytochrome produces the protein MRAPYTKHLGLAAVLLAAAVAACSGGDEDPPGNEPTPDAGNPSQGDAGPPDAGPPDAGPPDAGPPDAGPPDAGPPDAGTPDAGPPGTVVIPDNLSDLKLFTGSPATGDFKPVAGNIPYELTTPLFSDYSLKSRTLYVPDGKKALYSQNDVLDLPVGTVITKTFAFPADFRQPDKDVRPLETRILVRQPSGWEAYPYVWNDALTEAKKAVGGKVFKNFEFIDTEGAKKTFDYLVPQRNQCQKCHHEVDAQDNQVLLPIGVKARYLNREHDYDGQLINQLQHLAALGKLDGLPATGVPRAPNAFDATEASVAERARTYLDINCAHCHNPKAQPGITSQLFLDIKTTDELHLGYCKRPGSAGSGVGGEFDIVPGDHSTSILWYRMNTEESGKMMPEIGRALRHDVGSQLIADWIDSLPPRSCK, from the coding sequence ATGCGCGCGCCGTACACGAAACATCTGGGCCTCGCCGCGGTGCTGCTCGCCGCGGCGGTGGCCGCCTGCTCGGGTGGGGACGAGGACCCGCCGGGCAACGAGCCCACGCCCGACGCTGGCAATCCCTCGCAAGGGGACGCCGGGCCGCCGGACGCGGGACCTCCCGACGCCGGACCGCCGGACGCGGGACCTCCCGACGCGGGGCCTCCCGATGCCGGGCCACCGGACGCGGGGACTCCCGACGCCGGGCCTCCGGGCACGGTGGTCATCCCGGACAACCTGTCGGACCTGAAGCTCTTCACGGGCAGCCCCGCGACGGGCGACTTCAAGCCCGTGGCGGGCAACATCCCGTACGAGCTGACCACGCCGCTGTTCTCCGACTACTCGCTGAAGTCCCGCACGCTGTACGTGCCGGACGGCAAGAAGGCGCTGTATTCGCAGAACGACGTGTTGGATTTGCCGGTGGGGACCGTCATCACCAAGACGTTCGCGTTCCCGGCGGACTTCCGGCAGCCGGACAAGGACGTGCGCCCGCTGGAGACGCGCATCCTGGTGCGCCAGCCGAGCGGCTGGGAGGCGTATCCCTACGTCTGGAACGACGCGCTCACGGAGGCGAAGAAGGCCGTGGGCGGCAAGGTGTTCAAGAACTTCGAGTTCATCGACACCGAGGGCGCGAAGAAGACGTTCGACTACCTGGTGCCCCAGCGCAACCAGTGCCAGAAGTGCCACCACGAGGTGGACGCGCAGGACAACCAGGTCCTGCTGCCCATCGGCGTGAAGGCGCGCTACCTCAACCGGGAGCACGACTACGACGGCCAGCTCATCAACCAGCTCCAGCACCTGGCGGCGCTGGGGAAGCTGGACGGGCTGCCGGCCACGGGCGTGCCCCGCGCGCCCAACGCGTTCGACGCCACGGAGGCCTCGGTGGCCGAGCGGGCGCGCACGTACCTGGACATCAATTGCGCGCATTGCCACAACCCGAAGGCGCAGCCGGGCATCACCAGCCAGCTGTTCCTGGACATCAAGACGACGGACGAGCTCCACCTGGGCTACTGCAAGCGCCCGGGCTCCGCGGGCAGCGGCGTGGGCGGTGAGTTCGACATCGTCCCCGGAGACCACTCGACATCCATCCTCTGGTACCGGATGAACACCGAGGAGTCGGGGAAGATGATGCCGGAGATTGGCCGCGCCCTGCGCCATGACGTGGGCTCGCAGCTCATCGCCGACTGGATTGACTCCCTGCCGCCGCGGTCCTGCAAGTAG
- a CDS encoding ABC transporter permease produces the protein MRVPTRWLGLGAWLVPLLVFAVGPVVALLARGLGAQTGEAGMSGLGAETGALLNTLAISGGAALLALCLGTPLSLLLFRTDLPLRGAFTVLFTLPSAIPAFIWGMGWLSLASPRAGYLNRMLGAGTLDIHGPVGIAFVEGVSGLPLVLLAGAAALRRVDPALEEAARVCGASPPRALLTTTVPLMMPSLLSGAVMVFLMAASSFGVPYLLGVSATPPTRVLTTRIYELVLLGDEGLGRASTLALVLLLLTPLSLLATWALGRSGRVRLSSGKGLSPRPLSLGRARGLCTGGVAGACGLLVLLPLGAILLTSLQRGFGARLAWEELTLSHWSGVLFEPRTLRATGLSLLLATGAGALVCGLGLSAALLQRAWRRLGAGVEALAVWPYAVPGTVLALALLVAFSRDWRFILVDRVAFVLALAHTPWLLLVAYAAKYLALGTRNASEALAQLDPSLTEAARVSGAGPLRAFLDVPLPLLRPALTVAFILTFLACATEITMSVLLVPAGSEVLGKLLFDLQSYADPAAAAVLACAFVALVVAGQAVLALVSRRATETR, from the coding sequence ATGAGGGTGCCAACGCGGTGGCTGGGGCTCGGCGCGTGGCTGGTGCCGCTGCTCGTCTTCGCGGTGGGGCCGGTGGTGGCGCTGCTCGCGCGCGGGCTCGGTGCGCAGACGGGCGAGGCGGGGATGAGCGGCCTGGGCGCGGAGACGGGCGCGCTGCTCAACACGCTGGCCATCTCCGGCGGCGCGGCGTTGCTCGCGCTCTGTCTGGGCACGCCGCTGTCGCTCCTGCTGTTCCGCACGGACCTGCCGCTGCGCGGCGCCTTCACCGTGCTGTTCACCCTGCCCTCCGCCATCCCCGCCTTCATCTGGGGCATGGGGTGGTTGTCATTGGCGAGCCCTCGCGCGGGCTATCTCAATCGCATGCTGGGCGCGGGCACTCTCGACATCCACGGCCCGGTGGGCATCGCCTTCGTCGAGGGTGTGTCCGGCCTTCCGCTCGTGTTGCTCGCGGGCGCCGCGGCGCTCAGGCGCGTGGACCCGGCGCTGGAGGAGGCCGCGCGCGTGTGCGGCGCCTCGCCCCCGCGCGCGCTGCTGACGACGACGGTGCCCCTGATGATGCCGTCGCTCTTGTCCGGCGCGGTGATGGTGTTCCTCATGGCCGCGTCGTCGTTCGGCGTGCCGTACCTCCTGGGCGTGTCCGCGACGCCGCCCACGCGGGTGCTCACCACGCGCATCTATGAGTTGGTGCTGCTGGGGGACGAGGGCCTGGGGCGCGCCAGCACGCTCGCGCTCGTGTTGCTGCTGCTCACGCCGCTGTCGCTGCTCGCCACGTGGGCGCTGGGGCGCTCGGGGCGCGTGCGGTTGAGCTCGGGGAAGGGCCTGTCTCCACGGCCCCTGTCCCTGGGCCGCGCGCGGGGGCTGTGCACCGGTGGCGTGGCGGGGGCCTGCGGGCTGCTGGTGCTGCTGCCCCTGGGCGCCATCCTCCTCACCTCGCTGCAGCGGGGCTTCGGGGCCCGGCTGGCGTGGGAGGAGTTGACGCTGTCGCACTGGTCCGGCGTGCTGTTCGAGCCGCGCACGCTGCGCGCCACGGGCCTGAGCCTGCTGCTCGCGACGGGCGCGGGCGCGCTGGTGTGTGGCCTGGGGCTGTCCGCGGCGCTGCTCCAGCGGGCGTGGCGGCGCCTGGGCGCGGGCGTGGAGGCGCTCGCCGTCTGGCCCTACGCGGTGCCGGGCACGGTGCTGGCGCTGGCGCTGCTCGTCGCGTTCTCGCGCGACTGGCGCTTCATCCTCGTGGACCGCGTGGCCTTCGTGCTGGCGCTGGCGCACACGCCGTGGCTGCTGCTCGTCGCGTACGCGGCGAAGTACCTGGCGCTGGGCACCCGCAACGCCTCGGAGGCGCTCGCGCAGCTGGACCCCTCGCTGACGGAGGCGGCGCGGGTGTCGGGCGCGGGCCCGCTGCGCGCGTTCCTCGACGTGCCGCTGCCGCTGCTGCGGCCCGCGCTGACGGTGGCCTTCATCCTGACCTTCCTGGCGTGCGCGACGGAGATAACGATGTCCGTGCTGCTGGTGCCCGCGGGCTCGGAGGTGCTGGGCAAGCTGCTGTTCGACCTGCAGAGCTACGCGGACCCGGCGGCGGCGGCGGTGCTCGCGTGCGCCTTCGTGGCGCTGGTGGTGGCGGGACAAGCGGTGCTCGCGCTGGTGTCCCGGCGCGCGACGGAGACGCGGTGA
- a CDS encoding metal-dependent hydrolase family protein — translation MRRALLVACLLSGLSASAAPSPKSYVLKAARLFDARTGKLVTPGVVVVVDGKVSAVGATAKTPAGARVVELGDATLLPGFMDAHTHLTGEAGADWRQDVIDSMQRTVPEQTLDALPRAKATLMAGFTTVRNLGAADFIDVGLRNSIRRGTVVGPRMLTATAGLGTTGGHCDDGNSWRKGVLADETGPGVADGPEALRAKVREVVKYGADLIKVCATGGVLSLNADVGSPQLTQAELDALVDEAHARGRKVAAHAHGAEGAKRAIRAGVDSIEHGSLLDDEALELMKKKGTWFVPTAMAFQGVKELADKGSLPEENVRKVRTVEASREQVLRKAISRGVRIAFGTDAGVFAHGRNAGEFALLVQAGMSPAESLRAATVHAAELLGVSATLGTLEPGKLADVVAVPGNPLEDIRKTEAVFFVMKEGVIHRDDTAPSSTPR, via the coding sequence ATGCGACGCGCGCTCCTCGTGGCCTGTCTGTTGTCGGGATTGTCTGCTTCCGCCGCACCGTCCCCGAAGTCCTACGTGCTCAAGGCCGCGCGCCTGTTCGACGCGAGGACGGGCAAGCTCGTCACGCCGGGCGTGGTGGTGGTGGTCGACGGCAAGGTGTCGGCGGTGGGCGCGACGGCGAAGACGCCCGCGGGCGCGCGCGTGGTGGAGCTGGGAGACGCCACGCTGCTGCCGGGCTTCATGGACGCGCACACGCACCTGACGGGCGAGGCGGGGGCGGACTGGCGCCAGGACGTCATCGATTCGATGCAGCGCACGGTGCCGGAGCAGACGCTGGACGCACTGCCGCGCGCGAAGGCCACGCTGATGGCGGGCTTCACCACGGTGCGCAACCTGGGCGCGGCGGACTTCATCGACGTGGGCCTGCGCAACTCCATCCGCCGGGGCACGGTGGTGGGGCCGCGCATGCTGACGGCCACCGCGGGGCTGGGGACGACGGGCGGCCACTGCGACGACGGCAACTCCTGGCGCAAGGGCGTGCTGGCGGACGAGACGGGGCCGGGCGTGGCGGACGGGCCGGAGGCGCTGCGCGCGAAGGTGCGCGAGGTGGTGAAGTACGGCGCGGACCTCATCAAGGTGTGCGCCACGGGCGGGGTGCTCAGCCTCAACGCGGACGTGGGCTCGCCGCAGCTGACGCAGGCGGAGCTGGACGCGCTGGTCGACGAGGCGCACGCGCGCGGGCGCAAGGTGGCCGCGCATGCCCACGGGGCGGAAGGGGCGAAGCGGGCCATCCGCGCGGGCGTGGACTCCATCGAGCACGGCTCGCTGCTGGATGACGAGGCCCTGGAGTTGATGAAGAAGAAGGGCACCTGGTTCGTGCCCACCGCCATGGCCTTCCAGGGCGTGAAGGAGCTGGCGGACAAGGGGAGCCTCCCCGAGGAGAACGTGCGCAAGGTGCGCACGGTGGAGGCGTCGCGCGAGCAGGTGCTGCGCAAGGCCATCTCTCGCGGGGTGCGCATCGCCTTCGGCACGGACGCGGGCGTCTTTGCGCACGGGCGGAACGCGGGCGAGTTCGCGCTGCTGGTACAGGCGGGCATGTCGCCGGCCGAGTCCCTGCGCGCGGCGACGGTGCACGCCGCGGAGCTGTTGGGCGTGTCCGCCACGCTGGGCACGCTGGAGCCCGGCAAGCTCGCGGACGTGGTGGCGGTGCCGGGCAACCCGCTCGAGGACATCCGCAAGACAGAGGCCGTGTTCTTCGTGATGAAGGAGGGTGTCATCCACCGCGATGACACCGCTCCATCGTCCACCCCGCGCTGA